In Carya illinoinensis cultivar Pawnee chromosome 7, C.illinoinensisPawnee_v1, whole genome shotgun sequence, the following are encoded in one genomic region:
- the LOC122316755 gene encoding protein unc-13 homolog has protein sequence MAHLFRELSLGHSKRETTSSPPPAPTFPNRATTTNLPSPLGLLASQLTDSDLRLTAYEIFVAACRTSSGKPLTYIPNSDSSTHPSPSSPGLQRSLTSTAASKVKKAFGLNSPSKKSPGSGSGQGKPRRSLTVGELMMTQMGVSETMDSRVRRALLRIAAGQVGRRIESVVVPLELLQQLKLSDFPDQQEYDAWQKRTLKVLEAGLLLHPHTPLDKSVSTAHRLQQIIRGALDRPIETGKNNESMQILRSTVMALASRSSDGSLYDSCHWADGFPLNLRLYEMLLEACFDANDESSIIDEVDELMEHIKKTWGILGMNQMFHNICFTWVLFHRFVATGQVQMDLLYAADSQLVEVAKDAKTTKDPEYSKTLSSTLSSILGWAEKRLLAYHDTFDSGNIDTMQGIVSLGVSSAKILVEDISNEYRKRRKGEVDVARNRIDTYIRSSLRTAFAQRMEKADSSRRASKNQPNPLPVLAILAKDVGDLAINEKQVFSPILKRWHPFAASVAVATLHTCYGNEMKQFISGIMELTPDAVQVLIAADKLEKDLVQIAVEDSVDSDDGGKAIIREMPPYEAESAIANLVKGWIKTRLDGLKEWIDRNLQQEVWNPRANQEGYAPSAIEVLRILDENLDAFFQLPIPMHPALLPDLMAGLDRCLKYYITKAKSGCGSRNTFIPTMPALTRCTTDSKFRRFGKKKEKSPNSQKRNPQVATMNGDNSFGTLQLCVRINTLQRIWSELDAMEKRIITRLRNSGSAHAEDFSNSSGKKFELSPAACVEVTQQLCEAVAYRIVFRDLSHVLWDGLYVRDPSSSRIDSFLQELEKNLMIITDTVHERVRTQIITNIMTASFDGFLLVLLAGGPSRAFSQQDSQIIEDDFKSLKDLFWANGDGLSSELIDKFSTAVRGVLPLLRTDTESLIQRFRRVTLETYGSSARSRLPLPPTSGQWNPTEPNTLLRILCYRNDETASNFLKKAYNLPIKL, from the exons ATGGCTCACCTCTTCAGAGAACTGTCTCTGGGACACTCCAAGAGGGAGACAACATCCTCACCACCTCCAGCGCCTACATTTCCCAACAGGGCTACTACCACTAATCTCCCTTCCCCACTCGGTCTACTCGCTTCCCAACTCACCGATTCCGACCTCCGTCTCACCGCCTACGAGATCTTTGTTGCTGCCTGCCGCACCTCCTCCGGGAAGCCCCTCACCTACATCCCCAATTCGGACTCTTCCACTCACCCCTCCCCCAGCTCCCCTGGGTTACAACGATCCCTCACCTCCACTGCTGCCAGCAAGGTAAAGAAGGCTTTTGGACTCAATTCGCCCTCCAAGAAGAGCCCAGGTTCCGGTTCCGGTCAGGGAAAGCCCAGGAGATCTTTGACGGTTGGGGAGCTCATGATGACTCAAATGGGTGTCTCGGAGACCATGGATTCCAGAGTCAGGCGAGCTCTTCTGAGGATCGCTGCTGGACAG GTTGGAAGGCGAATTGAGTCAGTGGTAGTCCCACTAGAGCTATTACAGCAGCTCAAACTTTCAGACTTTCCTGATCAACAAGAATATGATGCATGGCAGAAGAGAACCCTGAAAGTTCTTGAGGCTGGTCTCCTGTTGCATCCTCACACACCACTAGATAAGTCGGTTTCTACTGCACACCGACTGCAGCAAATTATTCGAGGGGCTTTGGATAGACCCATTGAAACTGGGAAGAATAATGAATCTATGCAAATTCTCCGTAGCACTGTTATGGCTCTTGCTAGCAGATCATCTGATGGGTCTCTCTATGATTCATGCCACTGGGCAGATGGTTTTCCACTGAATCTCCGGCTCTATGAAATGCTTCTAGAAGCTTGCTTTGATGCTAATGACGAATCATCCATAATCGACGAGGTTGATGAGCTAATGGAACACATTAAGAAGACGTGGGGAATTCTTGGAATGAACCAGATGTTCCATAACATTTGCTTCACATGGGTTTTATTTCATCGCTTCGTTGCAACTGGCCAAGTTCAGATGGATCTTCTGTACGCGGCTGATAGTCAGCTTGTAGAAGTTGCAAAAGATGCAAAAACAACAAAGGATCCAGAGTACTCCAAGACCTTGAGTTCTACATTGAGTTCGATTTTGGGGTGGGCGGAGAAAAGGCTCCTTGCATATCATGACACTTTTGATAGTGGAAATATTGATACCATGCAGGGAATTGTTTCTCTGGGGGTATCATCTGCCAAGATTTTGGTTGAAGATATATCTAATGAGTATCGCAAGAGGAGAAAGGGTGAAGTTGATGTTGCTCGGAACAGGATCGATACTTACATCAGGTCATCATTGCGCACAGCTTTTGCTCAG CGGATGGAAAAGGCAGACTCAAGCAGAAGAGCATCCAAAAACCAGCCAAATCCTCTTCCTGTCCTTGCCATCCTTGCCAAGGATGTTGGGGATCTAGCAATTAATGAGAAGCAGGTGTTCAGTCCAATACTGAAAAGATGGCATCCTTTTGCGGCTAGTGTGGCTGTGGCCACCCTTCATACTTGCTATGGGAATGAGATGAAACAATTCATATCGGGTATAATGGAGTTGACCCCAGATGCAGTGCAAGTGTTGATAGCTGCAGATAAGCTAGAGAAAGATCTAGTGCAGATAGCAGTGGAAGATTCTGTGGACAGTGATGATGGAGGGAAGGCAATAATCCGCGAGATGCCTCCCTATGAAGCTGAATCTGCAATTGCCAATCTGGTGAAAGGGTGGATCAAAACAAGATTAGACGGATTGAAGGAATGGATTGATAGGAATCTGCAACAAGAG GTCTGGAATCCCCGGGCAAATCAAGAGGGATATGCTCCATCTGCTATCGAAGTTTTGCGCATTCTAGATGAAAATTTGGATGCATTTTTTCAGTTGCCAATACCTATGCACCCTGCATTGCTTCCTGACTTGATGGCTGGTCTCGACAGATGCCTTAAATATTACATAACCAAGGCAAAATCAGGCTGTG GATCACGGAATACATTTATTCCCACCATGCCAGCTTTGACCAGATGTACCACAGATTCGAAGTTCCGACGCTttgggaagaagaaggaaaaatctCCAAATTCTCAGAAGAGGAATCCTCAGGTTGCAACAATGAATGGGGATAACTCCTTTGGGACATTGCAGCTGTGTGTTCGTATAAACACCTTGCAAAGAATTTGGAGTGAGTTGGATGCAATGGAGAAGAGGATAATCACTCGTCTCAGAAACTCAGGGTCTGCTCATGCAGAGGACTTTTCAAACAGTTCAGGGAAGAAATTTGAGCTCTCTCCAGCTGCTTGTGTGGAAGTAACTCAGCAACTCTGCGAGGCAGTGGCTTACAGAATCGTCTTCCGTGATCTAAGTCATGTTTTATGGGATGGTTTATATGTTAGAGATCCATCTTCTTCTAGAATTGATTCTTTCCTTCAGGAGCTTGAGAAAAACTTAATGATCATTACAGACACTGTGCACGAAAGAGTTCGGACACAGATTATAACCAACATAATGACAGCTTCCTTTGATGGGTTCTTGCTGGTATTGCTTGCTGGAGGCCCCTCCCGTGCTTTCTCCCAGCAAGACTCTCAGATAATTGAAGATGATTTCAAATCCCTTAAAGATCTATTCTGGGCGAATGGGGATGGCTTATCTTCTGAGTTGATAGACAAGTTTTCTACTGCAGTGAGAGGTGTACTTCCACTCTTACGAACTGATACTGAGAGCCTCATTCAGCGGTTCAGACGTGTAACCCTGGAGACATATGGCTCCTCTGCCAGGTCCAGACTTCCATTACCTCCAACTTCTGGGCAATGGAACCCAACCGAACCAAACACACTTCTACGCATTTTATGCTACAGGAATGATGAAACAGcctcaaattttttaaagaaggcGTATAATTTGCCGATAAAACTATAA
- the LOC122317358 gene encoding F-box/LRR-repeat protein 4-like: MLQATASEPHTLSLSVSVCVLARLTFSNKTHFSNRRHVYAPVKECFLTQFWVMSTLGDDELGLILNWVDDLYARKSLSVVCKQWLRVEGLTRLSVRVLDLDSFRGFLPRFPNLVTFECSRRITDDGLRFLAQTCPKIEALNLNLKPPRENSDEFDQPCDDVGDDGLCALAIGCRKLSKVLLRRRTNIGDVGVVSLINLASTLTNLDLGWCNLITDQALAAIGEASSLTILNLEGCSLITDGGVTSLATMALSRSLKKLVLAECDQISDYGVSLLQQMYCLEELNMAECGPKITDIGGVAIATIQTLRRLNISWLINVSDPTLFALAENCQKLVAVDFTGCELITGAGIRAFSNHTCLETLVFPSCYNIGVHDLENVVRGCRSLRCVVLDKRLKTWVTPMMQEYISIFCGLYWR; the protein is encoded by the exons ATGTTACAGGCAACCGCTTCAGAACcccacacactctctctctctgtctctgtgtgtgtgttagCTCGATTAACCTTCTCTAATAAGACGCACTTCTCTAATAGGAGGCATGTATACGCTCCGGTCAAGGAATGCTTTTT GACACAATTTTGGGTTATGTCAACACTGGGTGACGATGAATTAGGCCTGATACTCAACTGGGTCGACGACCTATATGCCAGAAAATCTCTCTCTGTGGTCTGCAAGCAATGGCTGAGGGTGGAGGGTCTTACCCGGTTATCCGTAAGGGTTCTAGACCTCGATTCCTTTCGTGGTTTCTTACCAAGATTCCCAAATTTAGTTACCTTCGAATGTTCACGGCGGATCACCGATGACGGCCTTAGATTCTTGGCCCAAACATGTCCCAAAATCGAGGCCCTCAACCTTAATTTGAAACCCCCTCGTGAAAATTCTGATGAGTTTGATCAACCCTGCGATGATGTTGGCGACGATGGTCTATGTGCTTTAGCAATCGGATGTCGCAAGTTGTCGAAAGTTTTGCTGCGAAGGAGGACGAATATTGGGGATGTTGGAGTTGTTTCGCTGATTAACTTGGCATCAACTTTGACGAACTTGGATTTGGGTTGGTGCAATTTGATTACGGATCAAGCTCTTGCAGCGATTGGGGAGGCAAGTTCTCTCACTATTTTGAATTTGGAAGGGTGTTCTTTAATTACAGATGGTGGGGTAACTTCTTTGGCAACAATGGCTTTGTCGAGGTCTTTGAAAAAGTTGGTCCTGGCAGAATGTGATCAAATTAGCGATTATGGGGTGTCCCTTTTGCAGCAAATGTATTGCTTGGAGGAGCTAAATATGGCCGAATGCGGGCCAAAAATCACTGATATTGGAGGCGTGGCAATTGCTACAATTCAAACCCTCAGGAGACTAAATATTTCTTGGTTAATTAATGTATCAGATCCAACACTTTTCGCACTTGCTGAGAACTGCCAGAAACTGGTTGCGGTTGATTTTACGGGCTGCGAGTTAATAACTGGAGCTGGAATTCGTGCCTTCTCAAATCATACCTGTTTAGAAACTCTAGTGTTTCCTTCATGTTACAACATCGGTGTTCATGATTTGGAAAATGTGGTGC